One region of Chitinispirillum alkaliphilum genomic DNA includes:
- a CDS encoding bifunctional acetaldehyde/alcohol dehydrogenase — MKTEKEKVKVTSAEVIQGNEVSPALEEFEALIERVVAAQKEYAQFTQEQVNRIFFKAAMAANHERIRLAKMAHEETGMGIVEDKVIKNHFASEYIYNKFKNEKTCGEIDVDEAAGIIRVAEPLGVLAGVIPTTNPTSTAIFKALLALKTRNAIIFSPHPRAKRSTCEAARVVLEAAVKAGAPQDIIAWIPEPTMEVSNRLMSHPNISTILATGGPGMVKAAYSSGKPALGVGAGNTPALVDETADIRMAVSSILMSKTFDNGMICASEQAVVAVKSVYDKIKKEFKSQGAYILSAKEKEKIGEVIFAEGRLNAAIVGQSAQTIASLAGIKVDPATKVLIGETVSVKAEEPFAHEKLSPVLALYCAENFEDALDKGHALVELGGLGHTSVLYTDTENSDRISAFGNRMKTGRTLVNTPSSHGAIGDLYNFSIAPSLTLGCGSWGGNSVSENVSPSHLLNVKTIAKRKENMLWFRVPERTYFKRGALSVALDDIAGKKKAFVVTDRFLAENGYCNDLYEKLRDLGITYEVYSDVAPDPTLETAMDGAEKLAAFGADVIIAIGGGSPMDAAKIMWLLYEHPESDFNDLAMRFMDIRKRVYQFPKLGHKALFVAIPTTSGTGSEVTPFAVITDEKTGLKYPIADYELTPDIAIVDADLVKDMPPKLTAWSGVDALTHALEAIVSTVATEFTTPLAMEATRLIFEYLPRSYRNGANDMEAREKVHHASNIAGMAFSNAFLGICHSMAHKLGARFKLPHGLANALLINEVIRFNSTDVPVKMGTFPQYKYPEAKARYARLARYLEIGGKNDDESVENLINHISALKKTLDIPASIHDAGVDAGEFTAAVEQLAEDAFDDQCTGANPRYPLISELKELYVRAYKG, encoded by the coding sequence GTGAAAACAGAAAAAGAAAAGGTGAAGGTAACAAGTGCAGAAGTCATTCAGGGGAATGAAGTAAGCCCTGCACTGGAGGAGTTTGAAGCATTGATAGAGCGGGTTGTGGCGGCGCAGAAAGAATACGCGCAATTCACACAGGAACAGGTGAACCGCATTTTCTTCAAAGCAGCGATGGCTGCAAACCATGAACGAATTCGCCTTGCAAAAATGGCCCATGAAGAGACGGGTATGGGCATTGTTGAGGATAAGGTTATCAAAAACCATTTTGCATCAGAGTATATTTACAACAAATTTAAAAACGAAAAGACATGTGGTGAGATCGATGTTGATGAGGCGGCCGGGATAATCAGGGTTGCGGAGCCGCTTGGGGTTCTTGCTGGTGTGATACCCACAACAAACCCGACTTCAACTGCGATTTTCAAAGCTCTTTTAGCACTTAAAACACGCAATGCGATTATATTCTCTCCCCATCCGCGCGCCAAAAGATCTACCTGTGAAGCGGCCCGTGTTGTGCTCGAGGCAGCCGTTAAGGCCGGGGCACCTCAGGATATAATAGCCTGGATACCAGAACCTACCATGGAAGTCTCTAACCGTCTGATGAGCCATCCAAACATAAGCACCATACTTGCCACCGGTGGACCGGGTATGGTTAAGGCTGCTTATTCAAGTGGTAAACCTGCACTTGGTGTTGGTGCCGGAAACACCCCTGCACTTGTGGATGAAACTGCGGATATCCGTATGGCGGTAAGTTCTATTCTTATGAGTAAAACATTCGATAACGGAATGATCTGTGCCTCGGAGCAGGCTGTGGTTGCGGTTAAATCTGTTTACGACAAAATAAAGAAGGAGTTCAAGTCCCAGGGGGCCTATATTCTCTCAGCAAAGGAAAAGGAGAAAATCGGGGAGGTGATTTTTGCGGAAGGTCGTCTCAACGCAGCCATCGTAGGTCAGAGTGCCCAAACGATAGCCTCTCTGGCAGGTATTAAAGTTGATCCGGCAACAAAGGTGCTTATCGGCGAAACGGTTTCGGTTAAGGCTGAAGAGCCATTTGCCCATGAAAAACTTTCTCCGGTGCTTGCCCTTTACTGTGCAGAGAACTTTGAAGATGCACTGGACAAGGGACATGCTCTTGTTGAGCTTGGAGGCCTTGGACACACCAGTGTGCTCTATACAGATACAGAAAACAGCGACAGAATTTCAGCGTTTGGCAACAGGATGAAAACCGGTCGCACACTTGTGAATACACCTTCAAGCCACGGTGCTATTGGTGATCTGTACAACTTCAGTATAGCTCCTTCCCTTACACTTGGTTGCGGAAGCTGGGGTGGAAATTCTGTAAGTGAAAACGTATCACCTTCTCATCTGTTGAACGTCAAAACAATTGCCAAAAGGAAAGAGAACATGCTTTGGTTTAGAGTACCGGAAAGAACCTATTTCAAACGCGGAGCACTCAGTGTTGCACTTGATGACATTGCAGGTAAGAAGAAAGCTTTTGTTGTCACAGATCGCTTTTTAGCCGAAAATGGCTACTGCAACGACTTGTATGAAAAACTCAGGGATCTTGGTATTACCTATGAAGTTTATTCCGATGTGGCACCTGACCCCACACTTGAAACGGCTATGGACGGTGCAGAGAAACTCGCCGCCTTTGGTGCAGATGTAATTATTGCAATCGGTGGTGGTTCTCCCATGGATGCGGCAAAGATCATGTGGCTTCTGTATGAACACCCTGAATCTGATTTCAATGACCTCGCCATGCGGTTTATGGATATCAGAAAACGTGTTTACCAGTTTCCAAAACTCGGCCACAAGGCTCTCTTTGTAGCGATACCGACCACTTCCGGTACCGGGTCTGAGGTCACCCCCTTTGCGGTTATTACCGATGAGAAAACCGGATTGAAATACCCGATCGCAGATTATGAGCTTACACCTGATATCGCAATCGTAGATGCGGATCTTGTGAAAGATATGCCTCCTAAACTTACCGCCTGGTCTGGTGTCGATGCACTGACACATGCACTGGAGGCGATTGTAAGTACCGTGGCTACTGAGTTTACCACTCCACTGGCAATGGAAGCGACACGTCTTATTTTTGAATACCTTCCCCGCTCCTACCGAAACGGAGCCAACGATATGGAAGCCCGTGAAAAGGTTCATCATGCATCAAATATCGCAGGGATGGCTTTCAGTAACGCATTCCTTGGAATCTGCCACTCAATGGCTCATAAACTGGGTGCACGTTTCAAACTGCCACACGGACTTGCAAATGCGCTGCTCATAAACGAGGTGATTCGTTTCAATTCCACCGATGTACCTGTCAAGATGGGTACTTTCCCTCAGTACAAATACCCTGAGGCGAAGGCACGGTATGCAAGACTTGCACGCTATCTGGAGATCGGCGGAAAAAACGATGATG